TCCCTTTGAACAACCCACGGAAACCTTAAGTTCTCCATATATTTTAGACCTTGAATTGTTCCATTGAATTTAATGTTGTGTGGATTTTGAACCTGTAAATGGCAGAAACACAGCTAAATCAAGATTTCCaagcaaaaagtaaaaaattctaAGATTTagaattttaacaaatatatatttttgtgatttgaagATTTTTAATGATTAGGTTCAAGGTACACAAAAAGGTTAACCTTGTAATGCCAATATGACATTTGCTCCAAgctaaaacaacaaaaagtttGCATTAGAATAATATGAACCACATTCAAAATGCAAATTTCCAAACGTAAAACAAATATTGATTGTAGGATAATAGTTCCATCAGCTAAGCACCTTTTGCTTGCACCAACCCCATTCGTTAATAGTTCCATCAAGCTGTTGAACCATTAAGTTGTCAATAGCAGTATGTTGAGTTGGGTCCTACTCATCGTCACAAAAAGCAACATAAAATTTAGATAGAGCCAAATAACCTTTAGCAAGTCCTAACTTGAGCCAGTAAAAAAATCTTTAgttaacaacattattgtaGGATAAATTGAACCAACCTTACCAACCAAAGCATGAGCAATAATGGTGTTCGCATTGTCCACAACCTGCATGTGCAACAAAAAACCATGTAAAAATAAACGATTAGATCAATCTAACATGATGACCTTCCACAGTATTTAGTATAATAGCAGGAGACTTACCTTTGATACACCCTTTTTAGGCTTGTCAGATCCTCCATCTCTCAATACAAGGGCCTCATCAATCcctttaaattaaacaaaatagaaatacaATTAAAATCTAGCAAGGGGGCAACAtacgtgaaaataaaaatgacaccTTTATTCTTTAACACCGTCCTGTGAATCCTATTGTTGCAACCCTTGAATGGGCAAAGTGGGGTCACCTTCGGCATCGCCGTTGTGAAAATAAACAACACCACAAAAAAACTTCCATAAGCAACCAACATGCAGGAAATGAAACAATATTCCAGCTGACCAAAATGAAACAACTTTCGTTCTAAAACTCAGTAAGCATGCATGTAACAAAACCTTGTGTGCGGCTGAAGAAATCGGCCAAATGAAAGGGAAACTTGAAAACACTGAGTAAAATGCATAAATATTATAGCTTACCTCGTAGACTGTCCCATAAAACTCTGAACAATATCAGAAATTAGTTAgaataaatttcaatataaattttaaattgaatataaaaatgattcaaaattacttctaatttaaaattaatttttaattcttttttaatatgatattaaatacataatcatatatcaaaaatcaattattaaatgagaatcaatttttaacattaaaCCAAACACGCTCTTACACTTTCTATGTACGT
The Glycine max cultivar Williams 82 chromosome 16, Glycine_max_v4.0, whole genome shotgun sequence genome window above contains:
- the LOC106796413 gene encoding enolase-like; the encoded protein is MLLTQISGDFILLCMPETGPRSHYGETNEVPETRKGYSNNGDFGKEVVGKVKRKIESFTGQSTRVLWDSLRGIDEALVLRDGGSDKPKKGVSKVVDNANTIIAHALVGKDPTQHTAIDNLMVQQLDGTINEWGWCKQKLGANVILALQG